A window of Leclercia adecarboxylata contains these coding sequences:
- the lepB gene encoding signal peptidase I, with protein sequence MANMFALILVIATLVTGLLWCLDKFIFAPKRRERQAVAQTATGDQLDAKTLKKVSPKPGWLETGASVFPVLAIVLVVRSFIYEPFQIPSGSMMPTLLIGDFILVEKFAYGIKDPIYQKTLIETGHPKRGDIVVFKYPDDPRLDYIKRTVGVPGDKVTYNPVSKEVTVQPGCSSGTACGSALPVTYSGVEPSDFVQTFARRNGGEATSGFFQLPKGETKENGIRLNERKETLGDVTHRILTVSIAQDQLGMYYQQQGQQLATWIVPPGHYFMMGDNRDNSADSRYWGFVPEANLVGKATTIWMSFEKQEGEWPTGVRLNRIGGIH encoded by the coding sequence ATGGCGAACATGTTTGCCCTGATCCTGGTGATTGCCACCCTGGTGACGGGGCTGTTGTGGTGTCTGGATAAGTTTATTTTTGCTCCGAAACGTCGCGAACGTCAGGCCGTTGCACAGACGGCCACGGGCGATCAGCTGGATGCGAAAACCCTGAAGAAAGTCAGCCCTAAGCCGGGCTGGCTGGAAACGGGCGCCTCGGTCTTTCCGGTGCTGGCCATCGTGCTGGTGGTGCGTTCGTTCATCTATGAACCTTTCCAGATCCCATCCGGTTCGATGATGCCAACGCTGCTGATCGGGGATTTCATTCTGGTAGAGAAGTTTGCTTACGGCATCAAAGATCCGATCTACCAGAAAACGCTGATCGAAACCGGTCACCCTAAACGCGGCGATATCGTGGTGTTTAAATATCCGGACGATCCTCGTCTGGATTACATCAAACGCACCGTTGGCGTACCGGGTGATAAGGTGACCTATAATCCGGTGTCCAAAGAGGTGACGGTTCAGCCTGGCTGCAGTTCCGGTACCGCTTGTGGCAGCGCATTACCGGTGACCTATTCCGGCGTTGAGCCAAGCGACTTCGTGCAGACGTTTGCCCGTCGCAACGGCGGCGAAGCAACCAGCGGATTCTTCCAGCTGCCGAAAGGCGAGACCAAAGAGAACGGTATTCGTCTGAACGAGCGGAAAGAGACGCTGGGCGATGTCACACACCGTATTCTGACCGTCTCCATCGCTCAGGATCAGTTGGGCATGTACTATCAGCAGCAGGGGCAACAGCTGGCGACCTGGATCGTACCGCCGGGACATTACTTCATGATGGGTGATAACCGCGATAACAGCGCGGACAGCCGTTACTGGGGCTTTGTACCGGAAGCGAATCTGGTCGGTAAAGCCACCACCATCTGGATGAGCTTTGAGAAACAGGAAGGCGAATGGCCAACCGGCGTACGGTTAAATCGTATTGGCGGCATCCATTAA
- the rseC gene encoding SoxR-reducing system protein RseC: MIKEWATVVSWQKGVALVSCDVKASCNSCASRAGCGSRVLNKLGPQTSHTISVPCAEPLVEGQKVELGIAEGSLLGSAMLVYLSPLVGLFALGGLFQVLFATDLAAMCGAALGGVGGFLLARGFSSRLAVREEWQPVILSVGLPPDQLRVETLSSEAR; this comes from the coding sequence ATGATCAAAGAGTGGGCAACTGTCGTTTCATGGCAGAAGGGCGTCGCGCTGGTCAGCTGTGATGTTAAAGCATCCTGTAACAGCTGCGCCTCCCGCGCCGGTTGCGGAAGCCGTGTGCTGAATAAACTCGGGCCGCAGACCTCACACACCATCAGCGTGCCCTGCGCAGAGCCGCTGGTCGAAGGTCAGAAAGTTGAACTGGGGATCGCCGAAGGCAGCCTGCTTGGTTCGGCTATGCTGGTGTATCTCTCGCCGCTGGTGGGACTGTTTGCCCTGGGCGGTCTGTTCCAGGTGCTGTTTGCTACCGATCTGGCTGCCATGTGTGGCGCAGCGCTGGGTGGAGTGGGCGGCTTTTTACTGGCCCGCGGCTTTTCATCAAGGCTTGCGGTGCGTGAAGAGTGGCAGCCCGTTATTCTTAGCGTCGGATTGCCGCCCGATCAGCTTCGCGTCGAAACGCTCTCTTCTGAAGCCCGGTGA
- the rseB gene encoding sigma-E factor regulatory protein RseB — MKQLWCAMSLMAGSLLFTVNASADVSSGALLQQMNQASQSLNYELSFISINKQGVESLRYRHARLDKQPLAQLLQMDGPRREVVQRGNEISYFEPGLEPFTLNGDYIVDSLPSLIYTDFKRLSPYYDFISVGRTRIADRLCEVLRVVARDGTRYSYIVWMDAETKLPMRVDLLDRDGETLEQFRVISFTIDDQVGNSMQNLAKANLPPLLSVPAGDPVNFNWAPDWIPQGFSEVSSSRRQLPTIDTPVESRLYSDGLFSFSVNINRATPVSADQMLRTGRRTVSTTVRDNAEITIVGELPPQTAKRIADSIKFRAAQ; from the coding sequence ATGAAGCAACTTTGGTGCGCCATGTCTCTGATGGCGGGTAGCCTGTTGTTCACTGTCAACGCCTCGGCTGATGTATCGTCCGGGGCGTTGTTGCAGCAAATGAACCAGGCCAGCCAGTCACTCAACTACGAGCTGTCTTTTATCAGTATCAATAAGCAAGGTGTGGAGTCTTTACGCTACCGCCATGCCCGTCTTGATAAACAGCCGCTTGCCCAGCTTTTGCAGATGGACGGCCCGCGTCGCGAAGTCGTGCAGCGTGGCAATGAAATCAGCTATTTTGAGCCGGGTCTCGAGCCCTTTACGCTGAACGGCGATTACATCGTTGATTCTCTGCCTTCGCTCATCTATACCGATTTCAAACGTCTGTCTCCTTACTACGATTTTATTTCCGTAGGACGTACCCGTATTGCCGACCGGCTCTGCGAAGTTCTGCGTGTGGTCGCCAGAGACGGAACGCGTTACAGCTATATCGTCTGGATGGATGCAGAGACCAAGCTGCCAATGCGGGTCGATCTGCTGGATCGCGATGGCGAGACCCTGGAGCAGTTCCGGGTGATCTCCTTCACCATTGACGATCAGGTCGGAAACAGCATGCAGAATCTGGCGAAAGCCAACCTGCCGCCGCTGCTCTCCGTTCCGGCTGGCGATCCTGTCAATTTCAACTGGGCACCAGACTGGATCCCGCAGGGCTTCAGCGAAGTTTCCAGTAGTCGACGCCAGCTACCGACCATTGATACTCCGGTTGAATCCCGGCTCTATTCCGACGGATTGTTCAGCTTCTCGGTGAACATTAACCGGGCAACGCCGGTCAGTGCCGATCAGATGCTGCGCACCGGTCGTCGCACCGTCAGTACCACGGTACGTGATAACGCTGAGATAACCATTGTGGGTGAACTGCCGCCGCAAACGGCTAAGCGTATCGCCGACAGTATTAAATTCAGGGCTGCGCAATGA
- the lepA gene encoding translation elongation factor 4, whose product MKNIRNFSIIAHIDHGKSTLSDRIIQICGGLSDREMAAQVLDSMDLERERGITIKAQSVTLDYKASDGETYQLNFIDTPGHVDFSYEVSRSLAACEGALLVVDAGQGVEAQTLANCYTAMEMDLEVVPVLNKIDLPAADPERVAEEIEDIVGIDATDAVRCSAKTGVGVTDVLERLVRDIPAPEGDADAPLQALIIDSWFDNYLGVVSLVRIKNGTMRKGDKIKVMSTGQVYNADRLGIFTPKQVDRTELKCGEVGWLVCAIKDILGAPVGDTLTGARNPAEKALPGFKKVKPQVYAGLFPVSSDDYENFRDALGKLSLNDASLFYEPESSTALGFGFRCGFLGLLHMEIIQERLEREYDLDLITTAPTVVYEVETTSKEVIYVDSPSKLPPLNNIHELREPIAECHMLLPQEFLGNVITLCIEKRGVQTNMVYHGNQVALTYEIPMAEVVLDFFDRLKSTSRGYASLDYNFKRFQASNMVRVDVLINSERVDALALITHNDNAPYRGRELVEKMKELIPRQQFDIAIQAAIGNHIIARSTVKQLRKNVLAKCYGGDVSRKKKLLQKQKEGKKRMKQVGNVELPQEAFLAILHVGKDGK is encoded by the coding sequence ATGAAGAACATACGTAACTTTTCGATCATTGCTCACATTGACCACGGTAAGTCGACGCTGTCTGACCGTATTATCCAGATTTGCGGTGGCCTGTCTGATCGTGAAATGGCAGCCCAGGTTCTGGACTCCATGGACCTGGAACGCGAACGCGGTATTACCATTAAAGCGCAGAGCGTTACGCTCGACTATAAAGCGTCTGACGGTGAAACCTATCAACTTAACTTTATCGACACCCCGGGCCACGTTGACTTCTCCTACGAAGTTTCCCGTTCGCTGGCGGCCTGCGAAGGGGCGCTGCTGGTGGTTGATGCCGGGCAGGGCGTAGAAGCCCAGACCCTGGCGAACTGCTATACCGCGATGGAAATGGATCTCGAAGTGGTGCCGGTTCTGAACAAAATTGACCTGCCAGCCGCCGATCCTGAGCGCGTAGCGGAAGAGATTGAAGATATCGTCGGCATCGACGCGACCGATGCCGTGCGCTGCTCGGCGAAAACCGGCGTGGGCGTGACCGATGTTCTGGAACGTCTGGTACGCGACATCCCGGCGCCGGAAGGCGACGCCGATGCTCCGCTGCAGGCGTTAATCATCGACTCCTGGTTCGATAACTATCTCGGGGTTGTCTCGCTGGTGCGTATCAAAAACGGCACCATGCGTAAAGGCGACAAGATTAAAGTGATGAGCACCGGACAGGTCTATAACGCAGACCGTCTGGGGATCTTCACGCCAAAACAGGTCGACCGTACCGAGCTGAAATGCGGCGAGGTAGGTTGGCTGGTTTGTGCCATTAAAGACATCCTCGGTGCGCCAGTGGGCGATACCCTGACGGGTGCCCGTAACCCGGCAGAGAAAGCGCTGCCAGGCTTCAAAAAGGTGAAACCGCAGGTTTATGCGGGCCTGTTCCCGGTCAGCTCTGATGATTACGAGAACTTCCGTGATGCGCTGGGCAAACTGAGCCTGAACGATGCTTCCCTGTTCTATGAGCCAGAAAGCTCGACGGCGCTGGGCTTCGGCTTCCGCTGCGGCTTCCTCGGCCTTCTGCACATGGAGATCATCCAGGAGCGTCTGGAGCGTGAATACGATCTGGATCTGATCACCACGGCACCAACGGTAGTCTACGAAGTCGAAACCACGTCCAAAGAGGTTATCTACGTCGACAGCCCGTCCAAGCTGCCGCCGCTGAATAATATCCATGAATTACGCGAGCCAATCGCTGAGTGTCACATGCTGCTGCCGCAGGAGTTCCTCGGTAACGTCATCACGTTGTGTATCGAAAAACGTGGCGTGCAGACCAACATGGTGTACCACGGGAACCAGGTCGCTCTGACCTATGAAATCCCGATGGCGGAAGTGGTGCTCGACTTCTTCGACCGTCTGAAGTCTACGTCCCGTGGTTATGCGTCGCTGGATTACAACTTCAAGCGCTTCCAGGCCTCTAACATGGTGCGTGTGGACGTGCTGATCAACAGCGAGCGTGTTGATGCGCTGGCGCTGATCACCCACAACGACAATGCCCCGTATCGTGGTCGTGAACTGGTCGAGAAGATGAAAGAGCTCATCCCACGCCAGCAGTTCGACATTGCGATTCAGGCGGCCATTGGTAACCACATCATTGCCCGTTCTACGGTGAAACAGTTACGTAAAAACGTTCTGGCAAAATGCTATGGCGGTGACGTGAGCCGTAAGAAAAAGCTGCTCCAGAAGCAGAAAGAAGGTAAGAAACGTATGAAGCAGGTCGGTAACGTTGAGCTGCCGCAGGAAGCGTTCCTCGCCATTCTGCACGTGGGTAAAGACGGAAAATAA